From Mugil cephalus isolate CIBA_MC_2020 chromosome 4, CIBA_Mcephalus_1.1, whole genome shotgun sequence:
TTTGGTGCATTTGGTGGATCTGAGCAGAAAGTACAGTATATGCTATATATGCTTAAGAATTTATTTGGATGCTTTCTGTCGaatcatcaataaacactagtgacACAGTGCCATTGGAAGCCCTGCATGCCCATACATCGTACTGCCGCCatcatgttttacagaagatgtggtgTGCTTTGGATCATTAACTGTTCCAAGCATTCTGCGTACTTCTCTTTTCCCATCATTATAGTATAGGTTGATCTTAGTTTCATTTGTCTAAACAACATTGTTCCAAAACTGGTCTGGCTTCTTCAGaagatttttgttttggcaaattctaatctggcctttctatttttgagaCTGATTGATGGTTTGCACCTTAAGGCAGACCATCTGTATTTGCTCCCAAGAAATCTTCTCTATTTGGTAGCCTGAGATACGGGTACACTGATACACTATTTATTGTCCAATTAAGAGGTGGAAAGAGGTGGCTAAGGAGCTGTAATTCCTAAACCTTCCTCCAGTTTGGATTTGAATACCATCAAATAACGGCTGAGAGCATTTTAAGTCCAtattttgaacatgttttggtaaaaaGCTAAACtaacaaaacttgtgtcactgtccaaatatatatatggacCTAACTAACCATTTATGGCTATAAATCAAATTTGAATTAGTTAATCTAAGTCAAAGTGGAATTTTGGCTTTGGCTGTGTTAgtcaaaaacatacacaaaaaagtTAAAGTAATGACAATTAATTCATACTTTGCACATTGAAGTTTCTGCAAGGtccatttgatttttttctccactgtaaTTGATGGTGACAGAAGTCTTGGTGATGAACATCTTCAAATTtggatgaataaaaacaagttcTCACTATAGGTAATTTTAAAATTAGATAAACTATGTTATTAATTATGGGAATCTTCTTAGTGACAGCCAAATACAAAGCCTCCCATTTATGAGGGATTTGCATTATAACTGGAATATCTGATATTATctgtgaatacatttaaaactcCTGCAGCTTTGTTATAATCcaaaacatttctaaatatgcaaattaatgCATTCCTCATGAAGATAATGTTAGCTGACTGTGTAAGTAAAAGCAAACTTTCCCCTCACATTGCTACCAAATGAGCCATGtctatgtaaaaataaatttaatttcaaagtaGATGTACAACatgtaatagaaaaaaaatacgaTACAATAGACAGAAATTTACTATTACTCTCAAGATCATGACACCAGCTCAGGTGGATGGCACCATCCGTCCTTCCACCTTTCACATCTTGAGGATtttaaaattgtctttttttatctttaaaaaaataaataaataaataatgcagttATGTTATGTGCACTGATCTGCATTATCCAATGATTTGAGTTAAAAGTAAATCCATGCCTAATCTAGAGTTGGAATTGATTCGTTCTAAGTTgctgattttaaatgaatgtttagTATTAGCATCgtaaaaatcatttattttttaagaaagcCCTTCCTGTCATCACtcatttttggtttaaaaaatatatttcctcCAGGCAAGACTATGTACATGGGAACTTCTGTATGCCAGAGGAATACAGGTGGCTTTGGTGTTATCCCATCTAATCTTCTCACCAACACATGGGCAAAGTGACCACTGAAGAAAACTAACAGAATTTCAAAGAAGCCCTGTAAAACTTTTTGTGCTGAAATTTTTCAAGTGTCTTCGGAACACTGGGAAGTCTCCTGAGAAAAGTCCCAGGCGTCAAACGCTTTCACCATCGacttatttgtcttttgttggTTCCATGCATTTTCACGCAGTCTCATCTGTCCTTCACCtgtgaacagaaaagaaaatttaCCACCAATGTCAATTAAAACACTCCAATTACCGATCTGTGTAGCTGTGGAAAATATCTTACTCCAAAACACTGTCTCCAAATTTAGATCAAATGCGCCTTCCAAAGCACATGCATGGGTTCTAATGACCAAtctgcaaataataaaacattttgctcCATGCACTGAATAATAAATAGGCTATATCCCAGCAGGGAGATTTGTGAGCACCAAGATGGACCAAGTGATCATTTCACTGGGATAATGTAAGCTCTATTTCATTACTTGGGGCTAAGCGTTTATTTTTCAATTGTCTGAGcaaagtaatttaaattaaaatattaccTCTGCAACATTACTTTTTAGGGGATGTGTTTACAGAAAAGAAGGACTTAACAACAACTACTTTCTATTTCCCAACTTTTCTATGCACTGAATTTTGGAATAAGCAACACACACTTCCACCTACTAACTACTTAAGTAGCCATGCATGTTACACTAAGCAAAGTGAGTGTTCTACCCCTTCCCGTTGGTTGCTGAGGCAGAATGTGCAGATAGTCCGGGGCAGCTTGCCCTCTCCACTCCTCTTGTAGACGGCACCCAGGCACGGCTGACCGTCCTCCCTGCCGTCCCCGACCACCAGCATGTTGGCCAAGTGGGATATGTAGCTTGACGCCAGGCGCAGCGTTTCGAGTTTGGAGAGTTTTCTGTCCACTGGCTCAGTGGGAATGAGTGTTCGCAGTGCCGTGAAGGCCGTGTTAACGTTCTGGGTCCGGTGTCTCTCCCTGGCGTTAGCAGCATTCCGCTGCCGGACCATCACGCCGCCAGACTCCCGATGGTAACCCGGAGCTCCGCAGAAGCCGAAGCCTTGATAGGTGCCACCATCGCTCTCACCGCTTTTCCcttcgtcgtcgtcgtccgACATTAAGGTCAGGTCCGCAGGGTAAGAGAAGGGATGCGTGGACACCGGCCTCAGCATAGTGAAAGCCATTATGGGCAATATATCCACAAGGGAAAGCAGTTCTTTATTTACCACTAGGAAACAGAGAATTTAGACAAGAGCCATGCGTAAAAGTCGCTTTATCTACAAGATTTGGACAGCAAGGTTGCCCAGTTTGTTTTGACACTTCTCCTTAAGATTGTCCAGCAACTATTTGACAGGGAGGGCTCTTATAGCAGCTACAGTAGCCCCTCAGTATTATTAAGGAGGGGGGTGGAGCAGATGGAACAACACGCTTTTTCCTCAAttgttttcaagattcaagatcacctTATTGATCCGagcagggaaattgttttgtggTTGTAAATATCTGGTGTTGTGAAATGTGGAACTGACTTAGTGTGCgcagttgtttttattaatggtAAGAGGCAACTCTGGTTATctttatttatgcattatttCACTACTTTGTGGTGATAGTTTAATGGCAAATCAGATCAGCAGCAGAACACGTACCTATACATTTACTCAGGTTTTGTAGTTCTTGTTTTATTCTCCAGCTGCATTTCAGAGGAAATATTTTTATCTGTCAGATGTAGTTGCACATTTAACAGCACAATAGCATTAAAGTAGTTAATGTAGCCATCTCCACATCCTACCACATTGTAATACAATTTGCTTTTGCATTTTAACACAATACATAGTTTTGCTGTAATAAGACCCTGTATTTTAGGCTACTTGTCAATTTGTATTTTACAATGAAAACTCAACAAACAAACCTTGTTGTTATGCAAGGCATCACAAATCGCTCCTGGAAATAACTACAAAGTTAAATTAAGACCTATGAGCATTTTAATCTTCCTGTAGCCATCAGTCTCAGGccactataatatatataatatataagtaTTTTTGTGGCATGATTTTCAACATTGTAATACAAGACTTTAGAGGAGATGCTATATTTtaggcaaaacaaaaatgtctttatccccttctttggtttcagtgactTGTGGTTGTGTATATTTCAGATGTCTCAGGTCAGGTACAATCTGCTCAGGGACCCCAATCTTCCTTTCAGATTTTGTACCAGCTATGCCACAGCTCCTCTACCTATTTCCTTATGACTCTAGTAATTAGACGTTTGTGAGAGAGATGGCAAGTATGAGATGCATGAATATCAACAATGCTCTTTCTGATTAATCCAAACACTGCAGACACTGGCTCCTGTACTTAGGTGGCCAGTGTGATCAGTTGTTCTACAGTTGTCCTGTTTCAGTTTGTCTAATGGGTCAAGTGCTGTGGGTAAATAAACAGTCAGCATTTACTGGAGGTGACCAAGCCTGAACTTTTCCCTGTGGAAACTGAACAAATGGCTTCCAGATAGACTAGTGCTGTTGGGAGgtagagatggagggagggaggggttggCTGCTGTAAAAAGGAGAGCATGTCATCAAAGGGCATTTTCTACAAGCAGAACCCTTAACACATCAAACCCAGACACTGGTGACTCTTGAACCCCCACCTCTGCAACTCAGCTCAGCTGCACCAAGAACACTGTGACCTGTGTGGAACCTGGTTTCCCTTATAAAGCAGGATACCACAGTGTTTTCCACGCCTGGTCTGCAAGCTACGTGACAATGCTGCACTTTCTCTCCTATGACACCACCACAGCTTCACAGATTGGAACCATAAAATCTTCACCTCTACCTCCTCCCATCACCCCTACACCAACTTAAAGGAATGCCATTAATACTTAATTGTGTGATTTAAACCTGACAAAGTGTGTAGTGGGTGGGACATGCATCAGAGAAGATGTCAGAATGGGTTGCTAGTCCATGCTGTTTCTCAGTTGGATTAATTcttgcttcacattcaacaatggtgactgcaACTTTCGCCAGGTTCACATAAATGTTTGTAGCTCAGaaatctcctcagttaacctcaatatgttccatctgtattgatccaaaacaatcaattgtAGAGACGGAAAAGTAGCCacaaatactaaagcagaaacacgctactaccaagtggaccaatcacagctcatgGAGTTAGCATCACCATGCAGTTAGCAGTTAGTCAGTGGTTGATACAGAAAGATAAACCACCTATATCAGGCCCACTGCTGGTAACTATACTTGGTTCTGTGCaatacacaaccacacacaacaacGTCACATTTAAGCTATGAAGCTTTTGGGGGAATTTCAGCTCTTTAATctgcagtggtcaaaccaaatgggtgtccagtgttccacccaTACTGtacgtggtcgacttttagatcattgGACCAATGAATCTCGTTCCTACCTCTGTCATCTACATACTTTTTACTTCATtatattacagtttttttccattggtttggctcatttcttgaaacagaaattacgTTTTCAAAACTCAAAGATCATTTGGCAAAACAGTCTTTCAGTTCAGCACAACACCATGGTTCACCTCcaaaagctcatatctctcCCAAAACAGTTCACTCATGTGTCAAAACTAAATTTCTTTCTCATATAAACAGTCGGTGCCCCCAAAATGCATTGTCCCTTGAGCATTGTGTGAGCACTGCAAGTCAAAATGGTTAGATGTTTTGTCACTATGGCAGAGGACCGTTGAAATATCCCTTATGTCCACCTCTCAGTCTTAACCCAGTCCTTCATTCACAATGGTTACtgtactcattttttttctagctAACAGAATACAATtgtgtataaaactgaaaaaaaaagaaaaaaataggacTTTACGGTAAGAGTACCCTCCAAGGTTTGACTTCACACATTGCACTCATACTGTCAGGGAAATTGTAAccattttattcacacacatgaaGTAACTTCCATACATcagagttaaaagaaaatgtatagagcacaatatactgtaatataaacacatatacacaaaaaacaaggaaaattatATGTAGCCTACAGTGCTGTAAATAAAGCCGGAGATTCAAAACTAACATTTCTTCACTGGTCGctctcctcaccctccctctcctgGCCATCATTCTCACCCTCCTGGCCATCCACacgctgctgtctgtctggccacAGATTCTCGTCCACATCACAGCGTATATTCTCCCTTCCGATGCAATGAGGGAAGAAACGGCGTGCATGTCGCAACCATCCCCCTGCACTTATCTCCTGTAATATCATCACACGCAGTGTCCACTGGATGGAGCAAGGACCTCTGATTTTGAGCCTGATGCTCATACACTGTCCACCTCCAATCGGAGAAAAACTCCTCAATAGGATTGAGGAAAGGAGAGTAAGGTGGTAGGAACACCATGACCATCTTTGGATGAGTAGTGAACCAGGCTCTGATGAGCAGGCCACGGTGGTCCTCGACCTCTTCCCCCTATTCTACCACCACGCAcccttactcctcctccttttcttcttcctcttcctcgagCAGGCAGTTGCCCTTGTTCATTTACTTGGCCAGGTGCATCCATGTTCAGAAATTGTACTAATCCTGGTCAAGCTCTATATATACATGTTTGGCAGCATTCACAATCATGGACAGCACCTGTCAGGCAACTAAACATTCTTTGATTGGTCATCTGAGATCCTCCTTTGTTAGTCAAGTTCTAGTTTCACCTGACTgtcaattaatcaatttatCAAATGTTCCAAGAGATTCATATATGATATTCATGGTATTAGGTTCTTGACTCATTTTGACAGTTGAACAGACTATTTTGAATGTGATGACTTATAGAATGAAATGATGCTGACATGTTTTGGAGAGAATAACCATTAGACtgagaatcaatcaatcagtttagATCAACAGGATCTATTCACTTggaaattgtgctaaatgtaggctaaccgtgctaactgtaggctacctGTACTAAGACATTTGCAAAGTGATTAAATCAATGAGAAATACAATTGTGTTGTGAACAATTGCCAAGTGGGTTGGAGGTTTGTCCACGTTGttttgagaatgtaatttctgtttcaataAATTATATTCTCGGTCGAATATGAGGAAACTACTTTGGAAAGTCCTAGTGAAACGAACAAACGTGTTCACAAACAGTGCTACACACATTTAACATCTGTGAAAGAGAGAACATGATTTTATACTTACGTGATCGGATACTTACAGGGATGCCATCACAAAGTGGCTTGGATTGGAGGATGAGAGACGAGACATATGTTGCAGACACATAGACATTGTCACGATATTGACTGGACGGGATCAGAAGATACAAACACAATAGAAAAAGTTTCGGTCAGAAGGAACAAATAAAGAGGTACTTGTGGAATTCCTTTATGTTGCATGGCAAGGTGCTAACCATACTGCTGGGCCAAAGAGTACAGTATGTTATTGTGTGACTGTCACAGAGTGCTGGTGAAGATCTGAcatgtgatgatgaagaaagTGACATCAGACTGTTTTTACATGCACAACATGCTGCATTGGAGAATAGgactgtggtcataaagagCCCATATGGATGTGGCAGTAATTGCTGTAAGTGTGCAGACAGATTTACCATGAagcttgtatttttttcataggAGTTGGCAACAGAGTAAGGATCTTTGACATAGCTAAGGTGTCACCTGTACAACCAACCAGGTGCTCAAAATGTGAATGAGGCAAGCTACAAAGCTTTTTGCATGGCATCATCAGCCTGGTAATGGATGGCATGTTGATGATGGGAATTTAACAATGAACTGGATGACTAAAGGAGATGGAGATGTTCTCTCCAGTTTCATTGTATACTGAGATGTACAATGACATGaagtctgttctgttcttttgaAAGTGTGTCGCAAGTAATCCACTcgaaaaggcaactggactagtAGTAGCAAAAACTGACTACGGCTTTGTTAGAGCATCATTGACAGAGAAAGTGGGGGTAGGGTGTTTGATTGACTTTGGTATTTGACTTTGACGTTGATTGACTTTGAATTTGTCTGGGTTGCGCTGAGACTGATGTGAATATTACTCATTAAAATGGTGCCTTCAACTATGTGTCTTCCTGCTACTGccaaagaaagacagaacaatagatagatagatagatagatagatagatagatagatagatagatagatagaattgtaattagaaaaacatggtttttgctcatatctcttgatgggtttatatttgaaatgactttgtggcATCCACAGGTACTGTGGGGTGCTCCATTGAAAGTTCATGCCAACTTTTCATGCCACCAAACAGGAATTTGCTCATATCTCGGCGATGCTTTGACTTCCGAAGACCAAACTTGGTCGGACACTTCAAGACTCCCTCCAAAATGCGCAATAAAAATTTGGTGTCATTCGGACACTAGGAGACGCTGTAATTAGCAAATtgcatttttgttcttttctctcaACATGTTaggatttcagagtaaaatttcatgtctgctgatactgtggaatgtcccctttcaggaCCTGGCAAAACTTTTCTCACAATTGCAAGAATttgtccgccatattggattttgtcaaaaacctttaaaaaattTCACGGGTAGCAAATTATGTACGATTCTCACGAAAATCGGCACAGGCTATCTTTAGACAGAGCTGCTCAAAAGTTACAGAGTGgcattttcattgtccaatcTGTTTGCCCACTACAGCCAATCAAATTTGCCAGCGAAGCCGCCAACCAGCAAGTCAGCTCATATTTCCGCCAATCCTTCGCCGAcattgctgcatgcagctatatttGTTATCATTCTTCCGTCTTCCGCTATGGGAGTCTACGGCAGCCCATAAAACAgtatggtaaaaagttgtgaaaagtTGCACGTAGCTTAAGGACAGTCGTATATTTAATTTGCCTGAATTACATGTAGCGCCACCAATGGGTCAAA
This genomic window contains:
- the LOC125007120 gene encoding transcription factor 15-like; the protein is MAFTMLRPVSTHPFSYPADLTLMSDDDDEGKSGESDGGTYQGFGFCGAPGYHRESGGVMVRQRNAANARERHRTQNVNTAFTALRTLIPTEPVDRKLSKLETLRLASSYISHLANMLVVGDGREDGQPCLGAVYKRSGEGKLPRTICTFCLSNQREGVKDR